The Alphaproteobacteria bacterium genome window below encodes:
- the rdgB gene encoding RdgB/HAM1 family non-canonical purine NTP pyrophosphatase, with translation MRLFQEPKLLIASHNSGKIREIADLLGPLQIITTSSAALNLEEPEETGSTFMENALLKAQAGMNVTGLPCLADDSGLAVTALEGQPGIYSGRWAQLPDGTRDFSYAINRINQDLTDKSDLSAHFVCALSLVWPDGSDVTLEGKVYGHLTFPPRGKKGFGYDPIFIPEGHSITYAEMAPELKQRISHRAIAIQKMIHACFTPHA, from the coding sequence ATGCGTTTATTTCAAGAACCTAAGTTGCTTATTGCCAGTCATAATTCTGGTAAAATTCGGGAAATTGCAGACCTTTTGGGCCCCCTTCAAATTATCACAACTTCCTCTGCCGCTTTGAATTTAGAGGAACCAGAAGAAACAGGTTCAACATTTATGGAAAATGCTCTTCTCAAAGCACAAGCAGGGATGAATGTCACAGGCTTACCCTGTTTGGCTGACGATTCAGGCCTCGCAGTTACTGCCCTTGAAGGACAGCCTGGTATCTATTCTGGTCGTTGGGCACAATTACCAGATGGAACACGTGATTTTTCTTATGCCATTAATCGTATCAATCAAGATTTGACAGATAAAAGTGATCTGTCTGCCCATTTTGTGTGTGCGCTGAGCTTGGTTTGGCCCGATGGCTCTGACGTAACTCTTGAAGGAAAAGTCTACGGTCATCTCACCTTTCCTCCCCGCGGTAAAAAAGGGTTTGGTTATGACCCCATTTTTATTCCTGAAGGACATTCTATCACGTACGCAGAAATGGCACCTGAACTGAAACAACGCATTTCACACCGAGCCATAGCCATTCAGAAAATGATACATGCATGCTTCACACCTCATGCTTAA
- a CDS encoding coproporphyrinogen III oxidase, giving the protein MLKNQNLALYIHWPFCLSKCPYCDFNSHVRASIDENSWEEALLKELDQTAKRIGPRTLTSIFFGGGTPSLMRPKTVEALIKRALNHWTASPNIEITLEANPNSVEVNRFHDLKNAGINRISIGVQALNDPDLKQLGRHHSVDEALTAIQIALDIFRRVSFDLIYARPHQTLEAWQQELQLALSFGTEHLSLYQLTIEPGTAFAPLYERGDLKIPDEDLAADFFELTQNSMEAAGLPAYEISNHARLGAESRHNLSYWRYEDYAGVGPGAHGRLTLPSGKVATKQYKAPETWMKAVKEGSGEEESIDLSPKEQNTEALMMGLRLTSGIRLVDFPDLEESIINSKSLNILTNEGYLVKTSTALLATPKGLQCLNAVLRALLSPN; this is encoded by the coding sequence ATGCTTAAAAATCAAAATTTAGCTCTTTATATACACTGGCCTTTTTGTTTATCAAAATGTCCATACTGCGATTTTAATAGCCATGTTAGAGCATCTATAGATGAGAATTCCTGGGAGGAAGCCCTCTTGAAGGAGCTTGATCAAACAGCCAAACGCATAGGCCCAAGAACCCTTACAAGCATTTTTTTTGGTGGGGGAACCCCTTCTCTCATGCGCCCCAAAACTGTTGAAGCTTTGATCAAGCGTGCGCTGAATCACTGGACGGCAAGTCCCAATATCGAAATCACTCTTGAGGCCAACCCTAATTCTGTGGAAGTGAATCGCTTCCATGATTTAAAAAATGCAGGAATCAATCGTATATCCATCGGCGTACAAGCTTTAAATGACCCCGATCTAAAGCAATTGGGACGACATCATAGTGTTGACGAAGCTCTTACCGCAATTCAAATAGCTTTAGATATATTTCGCCGTGTCTCTTTTGATCTTATTTATGCGAGGCCCCACCAGACATTAGAAGCATGGCAACAAGAGCTTCAGCTCGCCTTATCTTTTGGAACAGAGCATTTATCTCTTTATCAACTCACCATTGAGCCTGGAACCGCTTTTGCTCCTCTCTATGAGAGAGGAGACCTTAAAATTCCAGATGAGGATTTAGCTGCAGATTTTTTTGAATTAACACAAAATTCCATGGAAGCCGCTGGATTACCGGCTTACGAGATTTCAAATCACGCGCGGTTGGGTGCTGAATCACGCCACAACTTAAGCTACTGGCGCTACGAAGATTACGCAGGCGTAGGGCCCGGTGCTCATGGTCGCTTAACGCTCCCCTCAGGCAAAGTCGCCACCAAACAATATAAAGCCCCTGAAACGTGGATGAAAGCCGTTAAAGAGGGGTCAGGGGAAGAAGAATCGATTGATCTTTCACCCAAAGAACAAAATACCGAAGCTTTAATGATGGGCTTACGTCTCACATCTGGCATTCGCCTTGTTGATTTTCCAGACCTTGAAGAGAGTATTATCAACTCCAAATCTTTAAATATACTTACAAATGAAG